In bacterium YEK0313, one genomic interval encodes:
- the idnD gene encoding L-idonate 5-dehydrogenase (NAD(P)(+)) codes for MKALVIHAPHDLRIEERPIAPPGPHEVAVRLAAGGICGSDLHYYHQGGFGAVRLKEPMILGHEIAGVVEAVGTAVGSLKPGDRVAVSPSRPCGGCRYCREAMFNHCLNMRFYGSAMPFPHVQGAFREVLVCDAVQAHRVADHVGLGEAACAEPLAVCLHAVNRAGGVAGRRVLVTGCGPIGALAALAARAGGAAEVVATDIAEAPIAMARRLGLDRAINTAAEPDGLKDYEAEKGTFDVLFEASGNSQALAGALVALRPGGIIVQVGTGGDFIIPISIVVAKELELRGTFRFHGEFADAVAMLGERRIDVRPLISATLPLDQAVEAFELASDRARAMKVQLAFG; via the coding sequence ATGAAGGCACTGGTGATCCATGCGCCGCACGACCTCAGGATCGAGGAGCGGCCGATCGCGCCCCCGGGCCCGCACGAGGTTGCGGTCAGGCTCGCCGCCGGCGGCATTTGCGGCTCGGACCTGCACTATTACCATCAGGGCGGCTTCGGCGCGGTACGGCTGAAGGAGCCGATGATCCTCGGTCACGAGATCGCCGGGGTGGTCGAGGCGGTCGGTACGGCTGTCGGCAGCCTGAAGCCTGGCGACCGGGTGGCGGTCAGCCCGAGCCGGCCCTGCGGCGGCTGCCGCTATTGCCGCGAGGCCATGTTCAATCATTGCCTCAACATGCGCTTTTACGGTTCGGCCATGCCCTTTCCCCATGTCCAGGGCGCTTTCCGCGAGGTGCTGGTCTGCGATGCCGTCCAGGCACACCGTGTCGCCGATCATGTCGGCCTGGGCGAAGCGGCCTGCGCCGAGCCGCTCGCCGTCTGTCTCCATGCCGTGAACCGGGCAGGCGGTGTCGCCGGCCGGCGGGTTCTGGTCACCGGCTGCGGCCCGATCGGCGCTCTTGCCGCGCTCGCCGCCCGCGCCGGCGGGGCGGCGGAGGTGGTGGCGACCGACATTGCCGAGGCGCCCATCGCCATGGCGCGCCGGCTTGGCCTCGACCGGGCAATCAATACCGCAGCCGAACCCGACGGGCTGAAGGATTACGAAGCGGAGAAGGGGACCTTCGACGTGCTGTTCGAAGCCTCGGGTAACAGCCAGGCTCTGGCCGGCGCCCTGGTCGCACTTCGTCCCGGCGGCATCATCGTCCAGGTTGGCACAGGCGGCGACTTCATCATTCCGATCAGCATCGTGGTCGCCAAGGAGCTGGAATTGCGTGGCACCTTCCGATTCCACGGCGAATTCGCCGACGCCGTCGCCATGCTCGGCGAGCGCCGCATCGATGTGCGGCCGCTGATCTCGGCGACGCTGCCGCTCGACCAGGCGGTCGAGGCTTTCGAGCTCGCCTCCGACCGTGCGCGGGCCATGAAGGTTCAGCTTGCCTTCGGATGA
- the tesE_1 gene encoding 2-hydroxyhexa-2,4-dienoate hydratase, with the protein MSLCSSQTRLFAGEVLAAYDGRRQISPLTGIEPTFSTEDAQRVAHEVTRRRIARGERVVGRKIGFTNRTIWDEYGVYAPIWGPVYDTTYKAVTGPAEAPLGHLVEPRIEPEIVFRFKAGVTPDMDERAILASIDWIAHGFEIVQSLFPGWQFQGADCTAAFGLHGALHCGPPVAVTGPAEPWLERLREATITLSKDGVAVDRGVLSNVLDGPLSAVRHLAGVLAADPEAQPIAAGEIITTGTVTRAFPVAPGETWSTVVEGLALAPMSLRFV; encoded by the coding sequence ATGTCGCTGTGTTCCTCGCAGACGCGCCTGTTCGCGGGCGAAGTGCTGGCCGCCTATGACGGCCGCCGGCAGATCAGCCCGCTGACGGGCATCGAGCCGACCTTTTCGACCGAGGACGCCCAGAGGGTCGCCCACGAGGTCACGCGGCGGCGCATCGCCCGCGGCGAGCGGGTGGTCGGGCGCAAGATCGGTTTCACCAACCGGACCATCTGGGACGAATACGGGGTCTATGCGCCGATCTGGGGGCCTGTCTACGACACGACCTACAAGGCGGTGACGGGCCCGGCCGAGGCGCCGCTCGGCCATCTCGTCGAACCGCGGATCGAGCCGGAAATCGTCTTCCGTTTCAAGGCCGGCGTGACGCCCGACATGGATGAGCGCGCCATTCTGGCGTCGATCGACTGGATCGCGCATGGCTTCGAGATCGTCCAGTCGCTGTTTCCGGGCTGGCAGTTCCAGGGCGCCGACTGCACCGCCGCCTTCGGCCTGCACGGCGCGCTCCATTGCGGGCCGCCCGTCGCCGTGACGGGCCCGGCCGAGCCCTGGCTGGAACGGCTGAGGGAAGCGACCATCACCTTGTCGAAGGACGGTGTCGCGGTCGATCGCGGCGTGCTCTCCAACGTGCTCGACGGGCCGCTCTCGGCGGTCCGGCACCTGGCCGGCGTTCTCGCCGCCGACCCCGAGGCCCAGCCGATCGCCGCGGGCGAGATCATCACCACGGGAACGGTGACCCGCGCCTTTCCGGTGGCGCCGGGCGAGACCTGGTCGACGGTGGTCGAGGGCCTTGCGCTCGCCCCGATGTCGCTGCGTTTCGTCTGA
- the ybiS_2 gene encoding putative L,D-transpeptidase YbiS precursor: MRLVFFQAPEAAAAQRSIRSRSTSGVTKAKGPRPPAGSANTGSPMTRIALAATLAGLIAAGPAFAQGWYEPDGYGYDGPARAGRARPVPESHPRTAYPETDYYGRPVPGRRGAVGGGFIEYLYEGGEPPPPPRGTRIVPRGTPSPYADIEGRVVPLRRIGRMPDFNDMPVEPGAPRGMHPRFLPQVVRYQTSQRPGTIVIDTRERFLYLVEPGGMARRYGVGVGRPGFGWTGSKVITRKAEWPDWRPPADMLRRRPDLPRFMAGGPDNPLGARALYLGSSLYRIHGSNEPHTIGTYVSSGCFRMRNEDVVDLYQRVRVGTRVVVM, translated from the coding sequence ATGAGGCTTGTCTTCTTCCAGGCGCCCGAAGCCGCGGCGGCGCAACGGTCGATCCGTTCGCGCAGCACTTCGGGCGTGACCAAAGCCAAGGGGCCGCGCCCGCCGGCCGGCTCCGCCAATACGGGTTCGCCGATGACCAGGATCGCGCTTGCAGCAACCCTCGCCGGCCTCATTGCGGCCGGCCCGGCCTTCGCCCAGGGCTGGTACGAGCCCGACGGCTATGGCTATGACGGCCCGGCGCGGGCCGGCCGCGCCCGGCCGGTGCCGGAAAGCCATCCGCGCACAGCCTATCCGGAGACCGACTATTACGGGCGGCCCGTGCCCGGCCGGCGCGGCGCGGTCGGCGGCGGCTTCATCGAATATCTCTACGAGGGCGGCGAGCCGCCTCCGCCGCCGCGCGGCACGCGCATCGTGCCGCGCGGTACGCCGTCCCCCTATGCCGATATCGAGGGCCGGGTCGTGCCGCTCCGGCGGATCGGCCGGATGCCCGATTTCAACGACATGCCGGTGGAACCGGGCGCGCCGCGCGGCATGCATCCGCGCTTCCTGCCGCAGGTCGTGCGCTACCAGACCAGCCAGCGTCCCGGCACCATCGTCATCGATACCCGCGAGCGTTTCCTCTATCTCGTCGAGCCCGGCGGCATGGCGCGCCGCTACGGCGTCGGCGTCGGCCGCCCGGGCTTCGGCTGGACCGGCAGCAAGGTGATCACCCGCAAGGCCGAATGGCCGGACTGGCGCCCGCCGGCCGACATGCTGCGGCGACGGCCCGACCTGCCGCGCTTCATGGCCGGTGGCCCGGACAATCCGCTCGGCGCCCGCGCCCTCTATCTCGGCTCCTCGCTCTACCGCATCCACGGCTCCAACGAGCCGCACACGATCGGCACCTATGTCTCGTCCGGCTGCTTCCGCATGCGCAACGAGGACGTGGTCGATCTTTATCAGCGCGTCAGGGTCGGCACGCGGGTGGTGGTGATGTGA
- the yhaO gene encoding putative metallophosphoesterase YhaO — protein MFRFIHTADIHLDSPLRSLALRDPDLAELIGNATRRAFVRTIDLCLEERVDALLIAGDLYDGDQTSMKTARFLADQLHRLHAAGIRSFIIRGNHDAVSRITRELVFPDSVKVFGARAEMVVLDRAAGLRPVAVHGLSFAQPHAPESLVGRYRPAADGAINIGLLHTSLGGAPGHDRYAPCSLADLQATGFDYWALGHVHKRAVAEGGGAVVMPGMPQGRDINEAGAKSVTLVAIDDNRVVHVEERQTSIAQFERVAVDVAGLEDWRDLVGAITRRLDRERQAARSEQLVTRLTLTGTTPLAWRIRRDLDLLKTEADQRAAAIGACWVEKLEVACEPPARTTQSSADPLAELHRLMTDEILASDSFQAELAAMAEELRAQLPAECRDVLGLDEAAFRNTLARLAGEGAESVMARLEAADGSA, from the coding sequence ATGTTCCGTTTCATTCACACGGCCGATATCCACCTCGATTCGCCGCTTCGCTCGTTGGCCCTGCGCGACCCCGATCTCGCCGAGCTGATCGGCAATGCCACCCGTCGCGCCTTCGTGCGGACGATCGATCTCTGCCTCGAGGAACGGGTCGATGCCCTGTTGATCGCGGGCGATCTCTACGACGGCGATCAGACGTCGATGAAGACGGCGCGCTTCCTCGCCGACCAGCTCCATCGCCTGCACGCCGCCGGCATCCGGTCCTTCATCATACGGGGCAATCACGACGCCGTCTCGCGGATCACCCGGGAGCTCGTCTTTCCCGATTCGGTGAAGGTCTTCGGCGCGCGCGCCGAAATGGTCGTGCTCGACCGCGCCGCCGGCCTTCGCCCGGTGGCCGTTCATGGCCTGAGCTTTGCGCAACCGCATGCGCCGGAAAGCCTCGTCGGCCGATATCGGCCGGCTGCCGACGGCGCGATCAATATCGGCCTGCTCCATACCAGCCTCGGCGGCGCACCCGGCCATGACCGCTACGCGCCGTGCAGTCTCGCCGACCTGCAGGCCACGGGTTTCGACTACTGGGCGCTCGGCCACGTGCACAAGCGCGCGGTCGCCGAGGGCGGAGGAGCGGTGGTGATGCCGGGCATGCCGCAGGGCCGCGACATCAACGAGGCCGGCGCCAAGTCGGTGACGCTGGTCGCCATCGACGACAATCGCGTGGTCCATGTCGAGGAGCGCCAGACCAGCATCGCCCAGTTCGAGCGGGTGGCCGTCGATGTCGCCGGGCTCGAGGACTGGCGCGATCTCGTCGGCGCGATCACGCGCAGGCTGGACAGGGAACGGCAGGCCGCCCGCTCGGAACAGCTCGTCACGCGCCTGACGCTGACCGGAACGACGCCGCTCGCATGGCGCATCCGGCGCGATCTCGACCTGCTGAAGACGGAAGCCGATCAGCGTGCCGCGGCGATCGGCGCCTGCTGGGTCGAAAAGCTGGAGGTCGCCTGCGAGCCGCCGGCCCGGACAACGCAGTCGTCGGCCGACCCGCTCGCCGAGCTCCACCGCCTGATGACCGATGAGATCCTGGCCTCGGATTCCTTTCAGGCCGAGCTGGCCGCCATGGCCGAAGAGCTGCGAGCGCAGCTTCCGGCCGAATGCCGCGATGTCCTCGGCCTGGACGAGGCCGCATTCCGGAACACGCTGGCGCGCCTCGCCGGCGAAGGCGCCGAAAGCGTCATGGCGCGGCTCGAAGCCGCGGATGGAAGCGCCTGA
- a CDS encoding chemotaxis regulator CheZ, with the protein MRASKKAFRIESFSQPADVAWPMADGTPAGAGHLEIMAELKSLRALIQPAEEVSRQMIEAYRSEMQEALKLKAELDSIYSAINQTKHEIATLHVSGFQGKQMTRVTHELDAIVSGTEEATEGILSAAETIDQIAGQLAAKLKSQQDRGAVDDIQQKIITIFEHCNFQDLTGQRITKVVNTLKFIEERIVRMMDIWGGIDSFRDVSVEAMAEATGDAGLVNGPKLQGEAGHASQDEIDALFN; encoded by the coding sequence ATGCGCGCCTCGAAAAAAGCCTTCCGCATTGAATCGTTCTCGCAACCGGCGGACGTTGCCTGGCCGATGGCCGACGGAACGCCCGCCGGCGCCGGCCATCTGGAGATCATGGCGGAACTGAAGTCGCTGCGCGCGCTGATCCAGCCGGCCGAAGAGGTGTCGCGGCAGATGATCGAGGCCTATCGCAGCGAGATGCAGGAGGCGCTGAAGCTCAAGGCCGAGCTCGACAGCATCTATTCGGCGATCAACCAGACCAAGCACGAGATCGCGACGCTGCATGTCTCGGGGTTCCAGGGCAAGCAGATGACCCGCGTGACCCACGAGCTCGACGCCATCGTCTCGGGCACCGAGGAGGCGACCGAGGGCATTCTGAGCGCGGCCGAGACCATCGACCAGATCGCCGGCCAGCTCGCGGCCAAGCTCAAGAGCCAGCAGGACCGCGGTGCCGTCGACGACATCCAGCAGAAGATCATCACCATCTTCGAGCACTGCAATTTCCAGGACCTGACCGGCCAGCGCATCACCAAGGTGGTCAACACGCTGAAATTCATCGAGGAGCGCATCGTCAGGATGATGGACATCTGGGGCGGCATCGATTCGTTCCGCGACGTCTCGGTGGAGGCCATGGCCGAGGCGACCGGCGATGCCGGCCTCGTCAACGGCCCGAAGCTCCAGGGCGAGGCGGGCCATGCCAGCCAGGACGAGATCGACGCGCTGTTCAACTGA
- the ctpB gene encoding Carboxy-terminal processing protease CtpB precursor: MMRKASLLLAGAAMGALATVALSQPRAILGMSANAAGSDTYRQINLFGDIFERVRSDYVEKPDDAKLIEAAINGMLSSLDPHSSYMDARNFRDMQVQTRGEFGGLGIEVTQEDGAIKVVAPIDDTPASKAGILANDIITHIDNEPIQGLTLQQAVEKMRGPVGSQITIRVTRTGAAARDIPITRDRIVIRAVRHQVIGDDIGYIRITQFNEQTTDSLRRALEEIRNKVPADKLRGYVVDLRNNPGGLLDQSISVSDAFLERGEIVSTRGRNAEETQRWNARSGDLTGGKPVIVLINGGSASASEIVAGALQDHKRATVLGTRSFGKGSVQTIIPLGSQGALRLTTARYYTPSGRSIQARGIDPDIAVEQPLPEELRARIAEAAQQNRGEAGLRGHLRNPNQENNEERSASSGYVPREQKDDIQLNHALDLLRGVRTDPKFPPSTRSAAAPAQLAQPAPAPAAPAPANPAPAPSPAPAPAQPAPATPQ; encoded by the coding sequence ATGATGCGCAAAGCTTCGCTCCTCCTTGCCGGTGCCGCCATGGGTGCGCTCGCGACCGTCGCGCTGTCGCAGCCGCGGGCGATCCTCGGCATGAGCGCCAATGCCGCAGGATCCGACACCTACCGGCAGATCAATCTGTTCGGTGACATTTTCGAGCGGGTTCGTTCCGACTATGTCGAAAAGCCCGACGACGCCAAGCTGATCGAAGCGGCGATCAACGGCATGCTGTCCTCGCTCGACCCGCATTCGAGCTACATGGACGCGCGCAATTTCCGTGACATGCAGGTGCAGACGCGCGGCGAGTTCGGCGGCCTCGGCATCGAGGTCACCCAGGAGGACGGTGCGATCAAGGTGGTCGCGCCGATCGACGACACGCCGGCGTCCAAGGCGGGGATCCTCGCCAACGACATCATCACCCATATCGACAATGAGCCGATCCAGGGCCTCACGCTGCAGCAGGCGGTGGAAAAGATGCGCGGCCCGGTCGGCTCGCAGATCACCATTCGCGTCACGCGGACCGGCGCCGCCGCGCGCGACATTCCGATCACCCGCGACCGGATCGTCATCCGCGCCGTGCGCCATCAGGTGATCGGCGACGATATCGGCTATATCCGCATCACCCAGTTCAACGAGCAGACCACGGACAGCCTGCGCCGGGCGCTGGAGGAGATCCGCAACAAGGTGCCGGCCGACAAGCTGCGCGGCTATGTCGTCGACCTCAGGAACAATCCGGGCGGCCTGCTCGACCAGTCGATCTCGGTCTCCGATGCGTTCCTGGAGCGCGGCGAGATCGTCTCCACCCGCGGCCGCAACGCCGAGGAAACGCAGCGCTGGAACGCCCGCTCGGGCGACCTCACCGGCGGCAAGCCGGTGATCGTGCTGATCAATGGCGGTTCGGCCTCGGCCTCCGAGATCGTCGCCGGCGCGCTGCAGGACCACAAGCGGGCGACCGTGCTCGGCACCCGCTCGTTCGGCAAGGGCTCGGTGCAGACCATCATTCCGCTCGGCAGCCAGGGCGCGCTGCGGCTGACCACGGCGCGCTACTACACGCCGTCGGGCCGGTCGATCCAGGCGCGCGGCATCGACCCGGACATTGCGGTCGAGCAGCCGCTGCCGGAGGAGCTGAGGGCGCGCATCGCGGAAGCCGCCCAGCAGAATCGCGGCGAAGCCGGCCTGCGCGGCCATCTGCGCAATCCGAATCAGGAGAACAACGAGGAGCGTTCGGCGTCCTCGGGCTATGTTCCGCGCGAGCAGAAGGACGACATCCAGCTCAACCATGCGCTGGATCTGCTGCGCGGGGTGAGGACCGATCCGAAATTCCCGCCTTCGACCCGCAGCGCGGCGGCTCCGGCCCAGCTGGCCCAGCCCGCTCCGGCCCCGGCGGCGCCCGCTCCGGCCAATCCGGCGCCTGCGCCGAGCCCGGCGCCGGCCCCTGCGCAGCCGGCACCAGCGACGCCGCAATAA
- the envC gene encoding Murein hydrolase activator EnvC precursor — translation MSFALPIRALMRLSPAFLVPFVVALPATAQAPTPAERAEAERRERQRELDAIKNDLARANAERTRIETEIGTMRADRAALVRSGIEAAARVRELEGKVIESEARLAGLDGREAELRASLDERRDLIAQVLASLQRMGRRPPPAMLVGADDVLKTVRTAMLLGTLVPEMRDAVRVLARDLEDLANVRRSILAERDTLKRDMVSLDNERIRVEALAEARQKQLATSEQTLDAERQKASGLSRQADNLELLIGRMETEIAAARRAAEAARTSVVARGPAATDRRAQMAALQNAGRMNPAIPFAQTRGSLPMPVLGTRLREFGAQDGLGGTERGQSFATRPGASVTAPADGWVVYSGPFRTYGQLLILNAGGGYHLVLAGMDRITVDLGQFVLAGEPVGVMGDAPPPAAAVTTGSSQPVLYVEFRKDGSNIDPAPWWAPRGPGAQTNERVRG, via the coding sequence TTGTCGTTCGCCCTGCCGATTCGGGCCCTGATGCGTCTCAGTCCCGCCTTTCTGGTTCCCTTCGTCGTCGCCCTGCCGGCGACCGCTCAGGCGCCGACACCGGCGGAGCGGGCGGAGGCGGAGCGTCGCGAGCGGCAGCGCGAGCTCGATGCGATCAAGAATGATCTTGCGCGCGCCAATGCCGAACGCACGCGGATCGAGACGGAAATCGGCACGATGCGTGCCGACCGCGCCGCGCTGGTGCGGTCCGGCATCGAAGCGGCCGCGCGGGTCCGGGAGCTGGAGGGCAAGGTGATCGAGAGCGAGGCGCGCCTTGCCGGGCTCGATGGCCGCGAGGCGGAGCTGCGTGCCTCCCTCGACGAACGGCGCGACCTGATCGCCCAGGTCCTGGCTTCGCTCCAGCGCATGGGACGCCGGCCGCCGCCGGCCATGCTGGTCGGCGCCGACGACGTGCTGAAAACGGTCAGGACCGCCATGCTGCTCGGCACGCTGGTGCCGGAAATGCGCGATGCCGTGCGCGTGCTGGCGCGCGATCTCGAAGATCTCGCCAATGTGCGCCGCTCGATCCTGGCCGAGCGCGACACGCTGAAGCGCGACATGGTCTCGCTCGACAACGAGCGGATCCGGGTGGAGGCGCTGGCCGAGGCACGCCAGAAGCAGCTCGCGACGAGCGAGCAGACGCTGGATGCCGAGCGCCAGAAGGCCAGCGGATTGTCGCGTCAGGCCGACAATCTCGAACTTTTGATCGGCCGCATGGAGACTGAAATTGCCGCCGCGCGGCGCGCCGCCGAGGCGGCGCGCACCTCGGTGGTGGCGCGCGGCCCGGCCGCGACCGACCGGCGCGCGCAGATGGCCGCCCTGCAGAATGCCGGGCGGATGAACCCGGCAATTCCCTTCGCGCAGACGCGCGGAAGCCTGCCGATGCCGGTTCTGGGCACCCGCCTGCGCGAATTCGGCGCGCAGGACGGCCTTGGCGGAACCGAGCGCGGACAGTCCTTCGCCACCCGCCCGGGCGCTTCCGTCACGGCGCCGGCGGATGGCTGGGTGGTCTATTCCGGCCCGTTCCGGACCTATGGACAACTCTTGATCCTCAATGCCGGGGGCGGGTATCATCTCGTCCTCGCCGGAATGGACAGGATCACGGTCGATCTTGGCCAATTCGTCTTGGCCGGCGAGCCGGTGGGCGTTATGGGGGATGCGCCCCCGCCGGCTGCGGCGGTGACAACGGGCTCCTCCCAGCCCGTCCTCTATGTCGAGTTCCGCAAGGATGGATCGAACATCGATCCGGCGCCTTGGTGGGCCCCGCGGGGCCCGGGCGCGCAGACCAATGAAAGGGTTCGCGGATGA
- the gno_4 gene encoding Gluconate 5-dehydrogenase, which produces MSSHFDISGRTALVTGSSAGIGFALARGLARAGARVVLNGRDASRLQQAAAALAAEGLSVESLAFDVTDPAAVSAAVARIEADIGAIDILVNNAGIQRRMPLDSFPEATWRELMATNLDSVFYVAKAVAGAMIARRSGAIVNICSVQSELGRPSIAPYAASKGAVKMLTKGMAIDWGKHGIRVNGLGPGYFKTELNQALVDDPAFSAWLTARTPLGRWGEVEELVGACLFLVSPAASFVTGHVLYVDGGVTAQL; this is translated from the coding sequence ATGAGTTCGCATTTCGACATTTCCGGACGCACGGCGCTGGTCACCGGATCAAGCGCCGGCATCGGCTTCGCGCTGGCGCGCGGCCTTGCCCGGGCGGGTGCGCGCGTCGTGCTCAACGGCCGCGATGCCAGCCGGCTCCAGCAGGCCGCCGCCGCTCTTGCGGCAGAAGGCCTCTCCGTCGAAAGCCTTGCCTTCGACGTGACCGACCCGGCGGCGGTGAGCGCGGCGGTCGCGCGCATCGAGGCCGATATCGGCGCCATCGACATTCTCGTCAACAATGCCGGCATTCAGCGCCGGATGCCGCTCGACAGCTTTCCCGAGGCCACCTGGCGCGAGCTGATGGCGACCAATCTCGACAGCGTCTTCTATGTCGCGAAGGCGGTGGCCGGCGCCATGATCGCGCGCCGCTCCGGCGCCATCGTCAATATCTGCTCGGTGCAGAGCGAGCTCGGCCGGCCGTCCATCGCGCCCTATGCCGCCTCCAAGGGGGCGGTGAAGATGCTGACCAAGGGCATGGCCATCGACTGGGGCAAGCACGGCATCCGCGTCAACGGCCTCGGGCCGGGCTATTTCAAGACCGAGCTCAACCAGGCTCTCGTCGACGATCCCGCCTTTTCCGCCTGGCTGACCGCGCGCACGCCGCTCGGCCGCTGGGGCGAGGTCGAGGAGCTGGTCGGCGCCTGCCTGTTCCTGGTGTCGCCGGCGGCGAGCTTCGTCACCGGCCATGTGCTCTATGTCGACGGCGGCGTCACCGCTCAGCTCTAG
- a CDS encoding Omega-amino acid--pyruvate aminotransferase: MSKASALRLVDSDPVGTSTVPNDLEAFWMPFTSNRAFKARPRLIARAKDVHYYTPEGRPVMDGTAGLWCSNAGHSRDPIVQAIQKQAAELDYAPSFQYGHPKAFELASRIAALAPGDLDHVFFCNSGSEAADTALKIALAYWNVRGKGSKTRLIGRERGYHGVGFGGITVGGIVPNRKFFGSLLAGADHLPHTYNREEQRFSVGEPEWGAHLADELERIVALHDASTIAAVIVEPMAGSTGVLPAPKGYLKRLRELCTKHDILLIFDEVITGFGRLGHAFASERYGVTPDLLTFAKGVTNAAAPMGGVIARKGIYDTFMTGPEHVVELFHGYTYSAHPLACAAGLATLDIYRDEGLFERAKTLEPLWAEAVMTLKSKPGVLDIRQVGLTAAIDFEGYKDAPGKRGFAAIEHSFHEEGLMIRTAGDGIVLTPPLIVSESQIAELVEKAGRVIEATA, translated from the coding sequence ATGTCCAAAGCCTCCGCGCTGCGTCTTGTCGATTCCGATCCGGTCGGCACCTCCACGGTGCCGAACGATCTCGAAGCCTTCTGGATGCCGTTCACCTCGAACCGCGCCTTCAAGGCCCGCCCGCGCCTGATCGCCCGCGCCAAGGACGTGCACTACTACACGCCCGAGGGCCGGCCGGTGATGGACGGCACGGCGGGCCTGTGGTGCTCCAATGCCGGCCATAGCCGCGACCCGATCGTCCAGGCGATCCAGAAGCAGGCCGCCGAGCTCGACTATGCGCCCTCGTTCCAGTACGGCCATCCCAAGGCCTTCGAACTGGCGAGCCGCATCGCGGCGCTCGCGCCCGGCGATCTCGACCATGTCTTCTTCTGCAATTCCGGGTCGGAAGCCGCCGATACCGCGCTGAAGATCGCGCTCGCCTACTGGAATGTCCGCGGCAAGGGCTCGAAGACCCGGCTGATCGGCCGCGAGCGCGGCTATCACGGCGTCGGCTTCGGCGGCATCACGGTCGGCGGCATCGTGCCGAACCGCAAGTTCTTCGGCTCGCTGCTGGCCGGCGCCGATCACCTGCCGCACACCTACAATCGCGAGGAGCAGCGCTTCTCGGTCGGCGAGCCGGAATGGGGCGCCCATCTCGCCGACGAACTGGAGCGGATCGTCGCGCTGCACGACGCCTCGACCATCGCCGCCGTCATCGTCGAGCCGATGGCCGGCTCGACCGGCGTGCTGCCGGCGCCCAAGGGTTATCTGAAGCGCCTGCGCGAGCTCTGCACCAAGCACGACATCCTGCTCATCTTCGACGAGGTCATCACCGGCTTCGGCCGTCTCGGCCACGCCTTCGCTTCCGAGCGCTACGGCGTCACGCCCGACCTCCTGACCTTCGCCAAGGGCGTCACCAACGCGGCCGCCCCGATGGGCGGCGTCATTGCCCGCAAGGGCATCTACGACACCTTCATGACCGGGCCGGAACATGTGGTGGAGCTGTTCCACGGCTATACCTATTCGGCCCATCCGCTCGCCTGCGCGGCGGGCCTCGCCACGCTCGACATCTATCGCGACGAAGGGCTGTTCGAGCGGGCCAAGACGCTGGAACCGCTCTGGGCCGAAGCCGTGATGACGCTGAAGTCCAAGCCGGGCGTGCTCGACATCCGCCAGGTCGGCCTCACTGCGGCCATCGATTTCGAGGGCTACAAGGACGCGCCGGGCAAGCGCGGCTTTGCCGCCATCGAGCATTCCTTCCACGAGGAGGGCCTGATGATCCGCACCGCCGGCGACGGCATCGTGCTGACGCCGCCGCTGATCGTCAGCGAAAGCCAGATCGCGGAGCTGGTCGAGAAGGCCGGCCGGGTGATCGAGGCGACGGCCTGA